A section of the Deltaproteobacteria bacterium genome encodes:
- a CDS encoding SUMF1/EgtB/PvdO family nonheme iron enzyme: MDTACEADEKPGRRVSVDAFTIDTYEVTVAAYRTCVVVGQCTTPDTGGSCNWNTSGREVIN, encoded by the coding sequence GTGGATACGGCCTGCGAGGCTGATGAGAAACCCGGGCGGCGGGTCTCCGTGGATGCCTTCACCATCGACACCTACGAAGTGACGGTGGCGGCGTATCGCACGTGCGTGGTGGTGGGGCAATGTACAACGCCGGACACGGGCGGTTCCTGCAATTGGAACACTTCAGGGCGTGAGGTTATAAACTAG
- a CDS encoding HNH endonuclease: MPSEVPAGLRQVVAERAAYRCEYCQLPQAAALHRHELDHILPRQHGGETLDRNLALACLRCNRYKGPNVGSFVPDTGQHRQPRVGHRPTLACGTGPLALEAHRRSNGCSIDINALALGRAGQAPPLRSAASL; the protein is encoded by the coding sequence ATGCCCTCGGAGGTGCCGGCCGGTCTCCGGCAAGTAGTCGCCGAGCGCGCTGCCTATCGCTGCGAATACTGCCAGTTACCGCAAGCCGCCGCGCTCCATCGCCATGAGCTGGACCACATTCTTCCTCGCCAGCATGGTGGAGAAACCCTCGATAGAAATCTCGCACTCGCTTGTCTACGCTGTAATCGCTACAAGGGACCGAATGTTGGGTCCTTCGTTCCTGACACCGGCCAGCATCGTCAACCCAGGGTGGGGCATCGCCCCACCCTGGCATGTGGCACCGGGCCGTTGGCCCTGGAGGCCCACCGAAGGAGCAATGGTTGTTCAATTGACATCAATGCCCTAGCCCTGGGGAGGGCAGGGCAAGCCCCGCCCCTACGTTCGGCGGCTAGTTTATAA
- a CDS encoding SRPBCC family protein, whose translation MKKIFLGVLVLVGVGVAAVGWWYYRTVAVWSGAVPEILTEKLEKDTDTMSIEFTSRIDAPVETVFRAFSEPERGAEFSNIVRYSKLVQNEGNRKVVELEMVILGRPQRLVLAFTFFPDDRRVTIQTVENPMSDLNGTYRFTASPDGTKTLLTYTGTAKDKVKMPIPLALQKSALRESFVASVQALKKGLVAQQAPAPAKSAS comes from the coding sequence ATGAAAAAAATATTCTTGGGCGTTCTCGTTCTTGTCGGCGTCGGAGTCGCTGCCGTGGGATGGTGGTATTACCGCACGGTCGCGGTTTGGAGCGGCGCGGTGCCGGAAATTCTCACCGAGAAACTGGAAAAAGATACCGACACTATGTCGATCGAATTCACTTCGCGCATCGACGCGCCGGTCGAGACGGTCTTTCGGGCGTTCTCCGAGCCGGAGCGCGGCGCGGAGTTCAGCAACATCGTGCGCTATTCCAAGCTCGTGCAGAACGAAGGCAACCGTAAGGTCGTCGAGTTGGAGATGGTGATTCTTGGCCGACCCCAGCGTCTCGTGCTAGCGTTCACCTTCTTTCCCGATGATCGGCGCGTGACGATCCAAACCGTGGAAAACCCGATGTCCGACCTGAACGGCACCTACCGATTCACCGCTTCTCCCGACGGGACCAAAACCCTGCTGACCTACACGGGCACAGCGAAAGACAAAGTGAAGATGCCGATTCCTTTGGCATTACAGAAAAGCGCCTTGCGAGAGAGCTTCGTTGCCTCCGTGCAGGCGCTCAAGAAGGGGCTGGTCGCGCAACAAGCACCCGCCCCAGCCAAAAGCGCTTCGTAG
- a CDS encoding competence/damage-inducible protein A: MHAMQELAAGIVVIGNEILSGKTVDSNSAFLARELRQLGVTLKRIVVIPDELDVIAETVRAFHRQYDVVFTSGGVGPTHDDITIEGVARALGRRVIVHPMLEAKIREYLAGHAVNAAHLKMAEVPEGAELLVDDKLRFPTVKVENIYVLPGIPEILQQKFLALKPRFVVAPYYLKLIYTNEVESAIAVHLNETLVLYPELLLGSYPKIGDAEYRVKLTLESKDQEYVERAFAYLLALLPSDTLVKTEG; this comes from the coding sequence GTGCACGCTATGCAAGAGTTGGCAGCCGGTATCGTCGTCATCGGGAACGAAATTCTGTCGGGGAAAACGGTGGACTCGAACTCTGCGTTCCTCGCTCGCGAGCTGCGCCAACTCGGCGTCACCCTCAAGCGCATCGTGGTCATTCCCGACGAACTCGACGTGATTGCGGAGACCGTACGCGCTTTCCATCGGCAGTACGATGTCGTGTTCACCTCCGGTGGCGTCGGGCCGACGCACGATGACATCACCATCGAAGGCGTGGCGCGGGCACTCGGACGTCGGGTGATCGTGCATCCCATGCTGGAAGCGAAGATTCGGGAATATCTTGCCGGTCACGCCGTGAATGCCGCTCATCTGAAGATGGCGGAAGTGCCGGAAGGCGCGGAATTGCTGGTAGACGACAAGCTGCGCTTTCCTACCGTGAAGGTGGAAAATATCTACGTACTCCCCGGCATTCCCGAAATTCTCCAGCAGAAGTTTCTCGCGCTCAAACCCCGCTTCGTCGTCGCTCCTTATTACCTGAAGCTCATCTACACCAACGAAGTGGAGAGCGCGATTGCGGTGCACCTGAACGAAACGCTGGTTCTCTATCCGGAGCTGCTGCTGGGCTCGTACCCGAAGATTGGCGATGCGGAGTATCGGGTGAAACTGACGCTCGAATCGAAAGACCAAGAGTATGTGGAGCGAGCGTTCGCGTATCTGCTTGCACTTTTGCCCAGCGACACGCTGGTCAAAACCGAAGGCTGA
- a CDS encoding RNA polymerase factor sigma-32 produces the protein MPRAAKNASEEVEVAVDKSPTPPPVNVASSAEAEDAAEARADQADLALVPYDPLQRYLTEIRRYPLLTVAEEHDLAVRYKEYGEIESAYRLVTGNLRLVVMIARQYQRAFRNLLDLVQEGNIGLMEAVRNFDPYRGVRFPSYAVWWVRAYIIRYIMNNWRMVKIGTTQAQRKLFFNLQKERERLEAEGFSPEPKLLAQHLGVKEEEVVEMTQRLTSRDLSVDTPIDGEDESATLLDFMADKKGTVEEEVAANEYRELISAKMMEFAKTLKGKEQVIFSKRLLAEEPLTLQDIGDQYGISRERVRQLESRIKKKLKDYLLRELKDLKDLDVGFIED, from the coding sequence ATGCCGCGTGCCGCGAAAAATGCATCCGAAGAAGTCGAAGTTGCCGTTGACAAGTCGCCAACGCCTCCTCCAGTGAACGTGGCGTCGTCAGCGGAAGCCGAGGATGCCGCCGAGGCCCGAGCCGACCAAGCGGACCTGGCACTCGTTCCCTATGACCCGCTCCAACGGTATCTAACGGAGATTCGCCGCTATCCCTTGCTCACGGTGGCAGAAGAACACGACCTCGCCGTGCGCTACAAAGAATATGGCGAGATCGAGTCGGCTTACCGACTGGTGACGGGAAACCTCCGCCTCGTGGTGATGATCGCCCGCCAGTATCAACGGGCGTTTCGCAACCTGCTGGACCTCGTGCAAGAGGGTAACATCGGCTTGATGGAGGCGGTGCGCAACTTCGATCCGTATCGCGGTGTCCGGTTCCCGTCGTACGCCGTGTGGTGGGTGCGCGCGTACATCATCCGTTACATCATGAACAACTGGCGGATGGTCAAAATCGGCACCACCCAAGCGCAACGCAAGCTCTTCTTCAACCTCCAAAAGGAACGGGAGCGGCTCGAAGCCGAGGGGTTTTCTCCTGAACCGAAGTTGCTCGCACAACACTTGGGCGTCAAGGAAGAAGAAGTGGTCGAAATGACCCAACGGTTGACCTCGCGCGATTTGTCGGTCGATACCCCGATCGACGGCGAGGACGAGTCGGCCACGCTGCTCGATTTCATGGCGGATAAAAAAGGGACAGTCGAAGAAGAAGTCGCCGCCAACGAATACCGCGAACTGATTAGCGCTAAGATGATGGAGTTCGCCAAGACCCTCAAAGGGAAAGAGCAGGTCATTTTCTCGAAGCGGCTCTTGGCCGAGGAGCCGCTCACGCTGCAAGACATCGGCGATCAATACGGCATCAGTCGCGAGCGCGTGCGTCAGCTCGAAAGTCGCATCAAGAAGAAACTGAAAGATTACCTCTTGCGCGAGTTGAAAGATCTCAAGGATCTCGACGTGGGGTTTATCGAGGATTGA
- a CDS encoding J domain-containing protein, which yields MAKRDLYEVLGVQRTATAEEIKQAYRKLARKHHPDLNPGKKEAEERFKEVSLAHDVLAAPDKRKIYDEFGEEGLQPGFNPDRARTYRQWGNTGGFDFGAQRGSAQRGGERTSFSFEDLLGDFFSGRRQESPRAEPGEDIEYPLALDLLDALRGTSHTISVERPTTCPVCQGRGGSGRARARGCARCGGSGQIATPERLVARIPPGVDEGARIRLAGKGATLTPERSAGDLYLVVHIRPHPYLERKGKDLFLDVPITLGEALNGATITVPTLTGEVKLKISPGSQSGQKLRLKGKGVADPKTKQAGDLYVKLLIQLPTGDLTQAQRAVDLLEPCYRENPRKHLRL from the coding sequence ATGGCCAAGCGAGATCTGTATGAAGTGCTCGGCGTGCAACGGACGGCGACCGCCGAGGAGATTAAACAAGCGTACCGCAAACTTGCGCGGAAACATCACCCCGATTTGAACCCCGGCAAGAAAGAGGCGGAAGAACGCTTTAAGGAAGTCTCTCTCGCACACGATGTCCTTGCCGCCCCAGACAAACGGAAGATCTACGACGAATTCGGCGAAGAAGGGCTCCAGCCCGGGTTCAACCCCGATCGAGCGCGGACGTACCGACAATGGGGCAACACCGGCGGGTTCGACTTCGGCGCGCAGCGCGGCAGTGCGCAACGCGGTGGGGAACGCACCTCTTTTTCTTTCGAAGACTTGCTGGGAGATTTTTTTAGCGGACGGCGGCAAGAGTCACCACGCGCCGAACCCGGCGAGGATATCGAATACCCGCTCGCATTAGACCTGCTCGACGCGCTGCGTGGGACTAGTCACACCATTTCCGTTGAACGCCCCACTACCTGCCCAGTCTGTCAAGGAAGAGGCGGCAGCGGGCGCGCTCGTGCTCGTGGCTGCGCGCGCTGTGGCGGAAGCGGACAGATCGCCACGCCCGAGCGCCTCGTTGCCCGCATTCCTCCCGGCGTTGACGAAGGTGCACGCATTCGCCTCGCCGGCAAGGGTGCGACGCTCACGCCTGAGAGATCTGCCGGCGACTTGTATCTGGTCGTTCACATTCGCCCCCACCCTTACCTCGAACGGAAGGGCAAGGACCTGTTCTTGGATGTACCGATCACGCTCGGGGAAGCCCTGAACGGAGCCACCATTACCGTGCCGACGCTCACAGGCGAGGTCAAATTGAAAATTTCCCCGGGCAGTCAGAGCGGTCAAAAGCTGCGCCTCAAAGGGAAAGGCGTGGCTGACCCGAAAACGAAACAGGCGGGAGACCTCTACGTCAAGCTCTTAATCCAGCTCCCGACCGGTGACCTCACGCAAGCCCAGCGCGCCGTCGATCTCCTGGAACCCTGCTATCGGGAGAATCCGCGCAAACATTTGCGTCTCTGA
- a CDS encoding DNA-directed RNA polymerase subunit omega → MARITVEDCLKRIPNRFQLVVVAARRAKELLQGARPLVKSENKEVVSALREIAAGKVWKIDKVDQKELT, encoded by the coding sequence ATGGCTCGTATCACGGTGGAAGATTGTTTGAAGCGTATTCCGAATCGGTTCCAACTGGTGGTCGTGGCGGCACGACGTGCGAAAGAATTGTTGCAAGGCGCACGCCCGCTGGTCAAGAGCGAGAATAAGGAAGTCGTGTCCGCGCTGCGCGAAATCGCTGCCGGTAAGGTGTGGAAGATCGATAAAGTCGATCAAAAAGAACTGACCTAA
- a CDS encoding RNA methyltransferase, which translates to MSLNNLRIVLVRPQYSGNIGAVARAMRNMGLGDLALVNPAPIQRAQAEMMAVHAREVLDAMQVYPSLRVAVGECGFVVGTTCRTGLYRDTVVSPRDLAPHIVEASRANRVALVFGPEESGLSNDDLRVCHRLMTIPTDSGYLSLNVSQAVLVCCYEVFLASREEPLPAVVRPSATAEQQELMYEKLKQALLRIGFLHRENPEHIMFALRRIFGRAALEERDVRILLGMARQISWYATDGWRYEQTDEKTENHEP; encoded by the coding sequence ATGAGTCTGAACAATCTGCGCATCGTGCTCGTCCGGCCGCAGTATTCCGGGAATATCGGTGCGGTGGCGCGCGCCATGCGCAATATGGGCCTTGGCGACCTTGCCCTGGTGAACCCCGCTCCGATCCAACGCGCGCAAGCCGAGATGATGGCTGTGCACGCACGAGAGGTGTTGGATGCCATGCAGGTGTATCCGTCCTTGCGTGTGGCGGTGGGAGAATGTGGGTTCGTCGTGGGTACGACGTGTCGGACGGGTTTGTACCGTGACACTGTCGTTAGTCCACGGGACTTGGCTCCGCATATTGTCGAGGCCAGTCGCGCGAATCGGGTAGCGCTGGTCTTCGGGCCGGAGGAAAGCGGGCTGTCGAATGACGATCTCCGCGTGTGTCATCGGCTGATGACCATTCCGACCGATAGCGGCTATCTCTCGCTGAACGTGTCGCAGGCCGTGTTGGTGTGTTGTTACGAGGTTTTTCTCGCGTCGCGAGAAGAGCCGTTGCCGGCGGTCGTTCGTCCGTCAGCGACAGCCGAGCAACAGGAGCTGATGTACGAGAAGCTCAAACAGGCACTGCTACGCATCGGCTTCTTGCATAGGGAGAATCCCGAGCACATCATGTTCGCGCTGCGCCGTATCTTCGGACGCGCCGCATTAGAAGAGCGTGACGTACGGATCTTGCTAGGAATGGCGCGACAGATCTCGTGGTATGCCACGGACGGGTGGCGCTACGAACAGACCGACGAGAAGACAGAGAATCACGAACCCTAG
- a CDS encoding type III polyketide synthase, with the protein MVTIHATATAHPPYRYDQEDLLRSLPLWLSHDERMLSLARRVFAQAAVQTRYGCRDISDLANPLSLQEANRLYHDSTRRLGEQVARQCLHQAGVSPNALNLVITVSCTGFMIPSLDAYLTNTLGFSPHIKRLPITELGCAAGAVALARTFDYLQAFPEHTVLIIAVELPSLTFQVRDLSPANIVSSALFGDGAAAVLLSGRPQKDKPRILATESTLFPQTTELMGFDLRDSGLHIVLSAEIPAVVSAQVPQLVGAFLAQRGLTVADLTHFLLHPGGRRVLDGLTQCLALPEARATVSRGILRDYGNLSSASVLFILDQFLSTEKTQGGDLGLLLAFGPGFSAESVLLEWS; encoded by the coding sequence ATGGTAACCATTCATGCCACCGCGACCGCTCATCCTCCGTATCGCTACGACCAGGAGGACCTCCTGCGCTCGTTGCCGTTGTGGCTCTCGCACGACGAACGCATGCTGTCCTTGGCCCGGCGAGTCTTTGCCCAAGCTGCCGTGCAGACGCGGTATGGCTGTCGGGATATTTCCGACTTGGCGAATCCGCTCTCGCTTCAGGAAGCCAATCGTCTCTACCACGACTCTACCCGACGTCTAGGCGAGCAGGTCGCACGCCAATGTCTCCACCAAGCCGGTGTGTCGCCGAACGCGCTCAACCTCGTGATTACCGTCTCGTGTACCGGGTTCATGATCCCATCGCTCGATGCCTATCTGACCAATACGCTGGGCTTCTCGCCGCACATCAAGCGATTGCCAATTACCGAACTCGGCTGTGCTGCGGGCGCGGTGGCGCTTGCGCGAACATTCGATTACCTGCAAGCGTTTCCCGAGCATACGGTGCTGATTATCGCCGTGGAGTTACCCTCGCTCACGTTTCAGGTGCGTGACCTCTCGCCCGCCAACATCGTCTCAAGCGCCTTGTTCGGTGATGGAGCGGCGGCGGTGCTGCTCTCTGGCCGTCCGCAAAAAGACAAACCGCGCATCCTCGCCACGGAAAGCACGCTGTTCCCGCAAACGACCGAGCTGATGGGGTTCGACTTGCGTGACTCGGGACTGCATATTGTCCTTTCCGCCGAGATTCCCGCAGTCGTGAGCGCGCAAGTGCCACAGCTGGTCGGTGCCTTTCTCGCGCAGCGCGGGTTGACGGTCGCGGACCTGACGCACTTCCTGCTGCATCCTGGCGGGCGGCGAGTGCTGGATGGATTGACACAGTGTCTGGCCTTGCCAGAAGCGCGCGCGACAGTCAGTCGTGGCATCTTGCGCGACTACGGCAATCTTTCCTCGGCCTCCGTACTCTTCATTCTCGATCAATTTTTGTCCACGGAGAAAACCCAAGGCGGCGACCTTGGGCTGCTGCTCGCCTTCGGCCCAGGCTTCAGTGCTGAGAGCGTGTTGTTGGAATGGTCCTGA